One region of Balaenoptera ricei isolate mBalRic1 chromosome 5, mBalRic1.hap2, whole genome shotgun sequence genomic DNA includes:
- the SULT1E1 gene encoding sulfotransferase 1E1 has translation MMNSSKPAYLDYFGRIHGILLYKEFIQYWHDVEAFEARPDDLVIVTYPKSGTTWVSEIVYMIYTEGDVEKCKEDAIFNRIPYLECRTEKVMNGVKQLKQMASPRIVKSHLPPELLPASFWEKNCKIIYVCRNAKDVVVSYYYFFLMVTANPDPGSFQDFVEKFMDGEVPYGSWYEHTKSWWEKRENPQVLFLFYEDMKENIRKEVMKLIEFLGRKASDELVDKIIKHTSFQEMKNNPSTNYTMLPDEVMNQKVSPFMRKGIAGDWKNYFTVALNEKFDTHYEQQMKGSTLKLRTEI, from the exons ATGATGAATTCTTCCAAACCTGCCTATTTAGATTACTTTGGCAGAATTCATGGAATTCTACTATATAAAGAATTTATCCAATATTGGCATGATGTGGAGGCATTTGAAGCAAGGCCAGATGACCTTGTCATTGTCACCTATCCCAAATCTG gcACAACATGGGTTAGTGAAATTGTATACATGATTTATACAGAGGGTGATGTGGAAAAGTGCAAAGAAGATGCCATTTTTAATCGAATTCCTTACCTGGAATGCAGAACCGAAAAGGTGATGAATG gagtaAAACAATTAAAACAGATGGCATCTCCTAGAATAGTGAAGTCTCATCTCCCACCTGAGCTTCTTCCAGCCTCATTTTGGGAAAAGAACTGTAAG ATCATCTATGTTTGCCGGAATGCCAAGGATGTTGttgtttcttattattatttctttttaatggtgaCTGCTAATCCAGATCCTGGTTCTTTTCAAGATTTTGTGGAAAAATTCATGGATGGAGAAG TTCCTTATGGTTCCTGGTATGAACACACAAAATCTTggtgggaaaagagagagaatccaCAAGTGCTATTTCTTTTCTATGAAGACATGAAGGAG aatatCAGAAAAGAGGTGATGAAATTGATAGAATTTCTGGGAAGGAAGGCATCAGACGAGCTTGTGGACAAGATTATAAAACACACTTCATTCCAGGAGATGAAGAACAATCCATCTACCAATTACACAATGCTACCGGATGAAGTCATGAACCAAAAAGTATCTCCCTTCATGAGAAAGG GGATTGCAGGAGACTGGAAGAATTACTTTACAGTAGCCCTAAATGAGAAATTTGACACACACTATGAGCAGCAAATGAAGGGGTCTACACTGAAGTTACGAACCGAGATCTAG